TATACATTGGTCGAGCAGCAATTCGGCGCAGCAATGGTAGCTGTGCGTGCTTATGAGCATACCCTGTTCTGGGATATTGTCTGCCAGGAGATGTATGTACCCCCCGCGATTCCTCCGAATGTTGCTGAGCTGCTCTCTCATGGAGTAAAAGAAAAATGTGAAGAAGCTTGTGCCTGACTTCAACAGATCCCGATTCCCCGCCTCTAGTTTTTAATCAACGATCCGAACGTCTCCGCGCAGGAGATAGTGAATGACAAGCTCGACTGAGCTTGTTAAATTATCTGAAATGGATACCTTTATCCATTTTTGGGTAGCAATTTTTGCTAGTGAGGGATGGGCCTTGCAACCTtggaggtttcgcatccctatatgGTATTTTTCTTTTTTGTTTAAAGCATGGTATGCGTCTGATTGCTGCGTGCGAGGATGGCatattctccttagtgtagggcaatCGTTGCAGCCAATGCCACCCCTTTTTATTATCTTTTCTATATTAGCATATATTAGCTCATATTTTGTACAAGTCATGCTTTTATGCTAAGCGTTTGACTTTATATTTTTTTGTCCTAACTGTAATTGTTAGGTTCGATTTATTATAATCGAATATCTCTTTTGGTTAAAGTGCAATTATTTTGTTTTTAAGAAACCACTATGGCGGATATAATGTTTCATTACAATTTATATGCATGCAATAACTCTTATTTAGAATAAATGTCATGACTTCGTGACGGGAGCGACCTTTCAATCgtttcatgatctttttattcttgtGCTAACAATCCAATGTTATACACAAAGTAAGCAAACTAATgcttataagtttatactcaagacttttataaaaaaatttataagtGTTTACGCATATACAATCCAATGTAATTTATCCGTAttatagacaaaccaatgtctatactcaagagtcttccggccacgccaatgtccgggttatttaaacaagtaaaccaaacttgtattttatagtctagactgtgcaagtctccgtcttgcgcggtgtacaagcgtttgaaacaatTCAATATTTTACTACTGTcaaaattaataatagtattagtaaccaaactaaactatgccacttgagactcggagtgtgtCCCTGTGCAGCTAAGGGGCATGTAATCAACAAATGTAAAAATacacaagttattggcttaaattgcatgattcaatttatttcaaacatCTTATTTGAATCAACACTTAGTtgtcatgtttacaatggaaaataaaaaTTACATAATAGAAACTTTAAAAAGTTGTTTGGGGTGATCAATCCCTCTGTTATTTTTCATATGTAGCACTGTTTGAGTGTTTGTGCATGCCAGGTGCATTTTATTGCTTTTCCATCTAAACTTGCTAACCAATACGCCGCTGTATCGCTTACACCAATAACCTTAtatggtccttcccattttggtccAAGCTTACCCGTATCCTCCGCTCTGTTTGCTTCATTCTTTTGCCACACCAAATCATCCAACTGGAAAGATCATGGTTGTACGCGTTTATTATAGCAGCTTGCGATTCTTTgcttgttgattgcttcttttatggTCGCCATTTCCCTGTGTTCTTCAACTAAATTTAGATTTTTACGCAGTTCTTCGCCGttgctactttcatcgaaggaTAATATGCGCATGGTTAGCACATTCATTTCCGCAGGTATTACTGCCTCGGACCCGTACACCAAACTGAAAGGTGTTTCATTGGTTGCGCCCTTTGGGGTTGTGCGGTGTACCCACAACACATTTGGTAGCTCATCTCCAACCCCTTCGCCACAATTCAAGTCTTGCTTTGATACCTAGCACGATATCTCTATTTGTTACTTCACATTGGCCATTTTCCTGAGGTTGCACGACTGATGTAAATGTTTGTTTTATATTAAGTTCTTAGCACCAATCGCTGAATGGGTTACCTTCAAATTGTGTACCATTGTCACTCACTATTttatttggtattccaaaccgacagacgatattttcccatacaaaatttcggatTTGTTTACCTGAAATTGTTTTCAGCGGTTTGGCTTCTACccactttgtaaaataatcaatggcCACGACCAAAAAATTTACCCCTCCTAGTCCTGCAGGAAATGGCCCCCCTATATCAATTTCCCATTTACAGAATGGCCATGGAGACGCGACTGGTATCATTGGGTGTCGCGGAGCTTTGCTTACCGGTGTGTGCAGCTGACACGACTGACATTTGCGTATTACCTTCGCGGCATCTCTGTACATTGACGGTCAATAGAATCCAAGCCGCATTATTTCGGATGCAGCTGTTTTGTGCCCTGAGTGCAAAGCGCACATTCCCTCGTGCACTTCCCGTATGATTGACTTTGCTTGAGTTGGATTAAGACACCGCAAATGAGGTCCCAAAAAGGACTTTTTGTATAGAATGCCTTTGTCTAGCAAATACATCGGTGCTTTCATTTTAATCTTTCGTTCCCCTGTTGAATCTATTGGCAATGTACCAGCGTTCAAGAATTCCACTATCGGTGTAATCCAACTTAGCTCATCTTCTTCAACTGCGGCGGATACACCGTCTGTATCAATGGATTTAACTTTCACTTCCTCGACCCAAATTTCTTTCTTGAAATGGCTGAATGTTAAGGCAGCCAACTTACTGAGCGCATCCGCCTTTTTATTCAATGTTCTTAAAACCTGCGTTATCTGGAATAAATCGAAGTCGACCGCAAGTTCTTGCACAAGTTTAAGGTATTTTTGCATCGATTCATCATGTGCCTCGAATATCCCGTTGAATTGGTTTACAACTATCTGTGAATCAACATATACTGACAACTCTTTTACCTCCAAGTATTTTGCTACTCGCATTCCAGAAAATAATGCTCCATACTCGGCTTCATTATTTATTACAGGGAAGCTAAAACGCAGCGCAAAGGTATATTCCTCTCCTTCAGGACTTTTTAGGACTATTCTTGCCCCTGCGCCTTCTGGACCAGAAGCTCCATCTGTGTGCATTTCCCACAGCTGTTCGGGTGGAGGTGGTATTTCTTTTTATTCATGTGAGATTTCGATGTCTCCGgctgtttcagccagataatctgctaggacttgTCTTTTTACCGCACTTCTTGGTGAGAAGCTTATCTCGTGCTCACCtaattcaatagcccatttggccatgcgaccaGAAATTTCTGGTTTGTATAGCACCTTCTCAATAATTATTAGCGAATATAAATTCGCGAGAATTCTTAGGCAATTTTAAGCTTTTGACAACATTTTGTTTTTTGTCATACCTGCTTTATTGGTTGGTCTATTAAGACCATTATTGGGTGCGCTTGGAAATATCTCCTTAAGCGTCTAACCGTGTGCACAAGCGCATAAACAGTTTTTTGATCGCAGGGTAATTTAATTCGCTTCCTGTTAAggctttactaacaaaatatacAGGCATTTGCACCTGTTCGCATAGCATAACATATGATTTTAAATGACTATTGAATAAGAAATTACTAGGTTTTAGTTTAAGGTGCATACCAATCCCCTGTTTGCTATCAATACTGAACTTATCGCTTCTTTTGATGCTGCCAAGTAGAGTATTAGTGTTTCCCCTAC
This window of the Rutidosis leptorrhynchoides isolate AG116_Rl617_1_P2 chromosome 7, CSIRO_AGI_Rlap_v1, whole genome shotgun sequence genome carries:
- the LOC139859553 gene encoding uncharacterized protein: MVHNLKVSKQDLNCGEGVGDELPNVLWVHRTTPKGATNETPFSLVYGSEAVIPAEMNVLTMRILSFDESSNGEELRKNLNLVEEHREMATIKEAINKQRILDDLVWQKNEANRAEDTGKLGPKWEGPYKVIGVSDTAAYWLASLDGKAIKCTWHAQTLKQCYI
- the LOC139859554 gene encoding uncharacterized protein; its protein translation is MHTDGASGPEGAGARIVLKSPEGEEYTFALRFSFPVINNEAEYGALFSGMRVAKYLEVKELSVYVDSQIVVNQFNGIFEAHDESMQKYLKLVQELAVDFDLFQITQVLRTLNKKADALSKLAALTFSHFKKEIWVEEVKVKSIDTDGVSAAVEEDELSWITPIVEFLNAGTLPIDSTGERKIKMKAPMYLLDKGILYKKSFLGPHLRCLNPTQAKSIIREVHEGMCALHSGHKTAASEIMRLGFY